From the genome of Canis aureus isolate CA01 chromosome 29, VMU_Caureus_v.1.0, whole genome shotgun sequence:
TGTGGAAGTCTTCTGTCTTAAAATGAATTCTTAATCTTGTATCACAGTCATAGTCCATTGCTACTAGAATATAGATTTTGGGGTATGTAATTTAGACCATAGTATTGGGAGTTTCTGTATATTCAGTAAAAGTTATGTTTCAAATCAACCGTTAAATTAGGATATTTGTGAAGAACTTTGTTTTATGGGATTCTTGATTTCCCTCTTTCTGGTAATCAGTgggattatgatttttttcttacatatttgaaTTATAATCCTTTTCCCTCCCCTCGATGCTTAAATGCTGTCCTAGTATTTTGAAATCTGTGAATACAAATAGTTTTGGCATATCACTgaagttcagattttttttttccttttttttggtgaTACTAgttcagttttgtttatttaggaTGCTTAGTGAATTCATTCCCTTTACTGGTAAGATTTATTGGCTCCAGCAGTGCcagcattttatttcatcttcctgGGTCTTATATGCcacaattttcttctttgtttgtaattgctttctttctctttttctctgtaggATGCAGAAAATGCAATTGTGCATATGGGAGGTCAATGGTTGGGTGGTCGTCAGATCAGAACCAACTGGGCCACACGTAAACCACCTGCACCTAAAAGTACACAAGAAAGTAAGATGTGTCTACTGTGTGTGTTAAAATTATGGATACTTCACCAAATCCTGAATTAGGGTAGTcttaattccttaaaatataaatgttattacCATTGTAAGGCTCGTTTCATCTTGAATTTAATTGGTAGTAATTGGGCTTTGATAATTTGGTAATTAGTATATTTGGAGCTGTGAACTAGCTGATTGTTTAGATCAAATCATGGTGTCAAGAAGAAAAATTCAGTTTTCACCCCCAATTAGGTGTATCTCCGTACATAGTAATCAGTTTGGTAACTACTGTACAATCatcaacatttttgttttctttctgtatataGATAACACTAAGCAGTTGAGATTTGAAGATGTAGTAAACCAGTCAAGTCCAAAAAATTGTACTGTGTACTGTGGAGGAATTGCCTCTGGGTTAACAGGTATAGTGTAtggttccctcctccccttccctgcagAGCTGTATCACTCTTAGTGTCAGTATCGTAagtcttaagtattttatttgtgtgtttttgtttctcaGATCAGCTTATGAGACAGACTTTCTCACCATTTGgacaaattatggaaataagAGTTTTTCCAGAGAAAGGCTATTCATTTGTCAGGTAAAATTCTACCTACAGGCTACTCCTTTCTTTGACCCATGCCTTTCAGTTACATTACTTGATACCCTCCGGTATCAGTTTTTGCTACTTTAGTAGGTTGGGCAACATAGTACTTTAACCTACCTGTATGCATACTGTTCTTTAGGAAAATGCCAAGTTGACAGTTACAAACTAATACATTTCTATATTTACTGtgtaagttcttttcttttctttttttctttttttttttttaaaaaaaaggacaaaacccTCATATCTTCCCCTTTTAGATTTTCAACCCATGAAAGTGCAGCCCATGCCATTGTTTCAGTGAATGGCACCACGATTGAAGGACATGTTGTTAAATGCTATTGGGGTAAAGAATCTCCTGATATGACTAAAAACTTCCAACAGGTAATTCGATTTTTCACAGCACTTTTTAAGGTTTCCATCTTACATATCTACATAAAAGCTTTAGAAactctgtaaaataaacaaaataaagcatatagctgctttcagtttattttattaatgctttTTCAAAAGTGATTATTTTGCGGTATTAACTGAATCTTAATACTTTCTTTCCACAGGTGTCACCACCCCAATAAACTTAGACAATGATAAATAACAGAGTCCTATTCACATAAGGGTGCTTActtagtttttctcttccttgtctccCACTTTCTTCAAATACTGTGTTTCTTACTTATTCCCTAAAACAGTAATTTGCTTTTTCCTAGGTCGACTATAGTCAGTGGGGCCAGTGGAGTCAGGTTTATGGAAACCCACAACAGTATGGACAGTATATGGCAAATGGGTGGCAAGTACCGCCTTACGGAGTATACGGGCAACCATGGAACCAACAAGGATTTGGAGTAGAGTAAGTTGTTTGGGTTTTTCCATATAGAAACATACAATTTtgacaaaagaaatcaaaagtatGTTTTTCTAGGGAGAATCTATCTCAAGTAAATTCATCAGGCTATCTGATATTGTTAGAGTTACAGAAACCTTATGAAAAGTGATTTATAGTGCAAAAATGTGCTTTTTATTACCTAGGTTACTTTGAAGTAACATTTGTGTCCTCCTATCTCTATAAGCTGTTGGtagaatttcatttcatttgcatttctaatctATTTTATCTCCTCGTTTATTTTTGCATGGAAGAGGTCTTTGTCTAGATATGTTTAGAAATGTAATGATTTCTGTCTGTTGGGTTGTGTGAGAAGTCTAAGAAATTATGTGGTACAGAGtagcttgctttttttcctttgttcataaAATGGTTTTGTCCTTTGCTTCTTCCCCAGGTCAGCctagatctttatttttactgattccttcttccttctttttccggcacgaattttgtgttttttaaatttcttaaattgatGTACCATGTGTGCAATAAAGGATAGGTAGatgatttgtcatttttaaaaaatcaattttgagaTGTTCTTCAGAGAAGTCATTGTGTTAAGTTGTGATTATGTTAACAAAAATTTGAGACTAATATTAGGATATGGATTCTGCATGTGTGGATGtgtgtcatttatttctttgttgtagATGTgttgatttcttatttattctacgATGGGGCTCTGCTtgatttttgtataaaaatatagataattttttctttgtgtttgctcaagatgttttgttttgttttgttttccaagtcAATCACCTTCTGCTGCTTGGATGGGTGGATTTGGTGCTCAGCCTCCCCAAGGACAAGCTCCTCCCCCTGTAATACCTCCTCCTAACCAAGCTGGATATGGTATGGCAAGTTACCAAACACAGTGAGCTGGGACTCTAAACAAAATTGTAATTCACGATAGCTTCAGTTTCCTGTGACACTCTGAAGACATGAAAGTAGACAtcggaaaatgaaaatatttattttaaaaattgaaatgtttgGAACCTTTAGCACAGCTTTGCTTTGGTGAAGGACACATGTCTTCTAGTTCtgcctttttaagtttttgttcaTGATGGATATGaacatgatttttctttgtgtacaaaaactaaaataaagtcaataaagACAATTCTGActacaaattttgatataatAGGAGAAATGGGTAATACATTTTGATTCTTAAATACTATTCCATTTTTATCTTGCTGTTCAGTATTTTAACtcactgtgtttttaaaagagcaaaaaaaaggGAGGATCGTGAAAAACTGGGAATCACATATAAGTTCATCCTGAACCTTGatactcccctcccctcccctgaggtGGACCACATTCGAAGTCAGCAGAAAAAAAGTGTGATATTGAGAAGAAATTGCATGTTTTTGGAGTCGCTTTGGAGGAAATACTTTCTTTATACCTAAAGAAACTGAAGCCAGACTgataaagaaattttacaaactaaATAAGGAACAGCATTATTTGAGTTACTTGAGTGAATGTTGGTGGTCCACattaagacatatttttaaaactttaaaaagtgttGATTATTAAAACTGTAGtaaattacatttcattttgggggggaaATTCCAAGTATGGTGTTTGTATTTAAGTCAGACAGTCATACTTGTGCTTTTACATGAAGTTTAAATGATATACATTGTAAATATTGAATAACTACAGTGTTTAAAAAGCATGCTTCAACATAGAAGTAGCAGCAATGTAATTATTTGAAGTAACACTTAACACACTCCACTGCATTGAATGCAATGGATTGATAAGAATGTTTAAGACTGACACTTCCAAGGTTGGCTactatgtaaaattaaaattatacaaattacTATACAGAAAAAgccttaattttaatttcatacaaATCTTTGATGcataagtacattttaaaatgtcattggaaattagatttttttttctttacatcacTTGGTATGTAAATACCTTGATTAAAACCTTGTAAACCTATTCCAAGGTTCCTATAAGTTGTATAGtacaagtgtttttaaaaaatcttggggtgttttttaaaattagatatatTTTGCCCGAGAATTTTTTTAACAAGATTGCTAAAACATCTTATTTAGACAGTTTGATGTACCAATTTATAATTGGGTATTCAGCTTAAGTAGTACACAGAgttgtgacttttatttttatttaacttttttttccttgtgggtAGTGTGCATGGGATAATAAGCCTGATCAGAGGCTGAGTTGTATGTGTGCAGAGTTTGTAAATGAACCAATTGGGTAGATGTAGAATACTGAAGTTTGCTTCTGAGATATTTTTTCAGGCTGTGTGGATAAAACCTGCCTCAAATTTCTATCATAACAAGAATGTAAAAGATAAAATCCTATGTATTCGAATTCTGACAGCTAGAGGGTGCAAATGTTTAGGCAGTGTATTTGAAATGTTGCTTTGAGGCCTGGGCACCAAAATGAGAAAACCTTTACCAGTTAAGTAGTAAGGTGCAATTAATACCCGcaaattactattttttgaacatttaaagTCTTACAATTAgctttaaaataatgatgattttatAAATTGGTGACTACAATAATTctggtattatttttcttcttccctcattTACAAGAACAGTCAAATGTATTAAACATGAATATTTGTGGGGTCTGAAGTTCATCTTTGGGCCAGATTTGTTATGGCACTTTAGTTTTAACCACAGGAGTCATCTGTGACCCTCTTCTGTGTAAAATTTACCCTTATTTCTTTGTTAATGGCTAGTGTCCTTGGGGGATGTTATGGAAaagttactttatattttataaggaGAACACTCAAATTATATCAATTATGCCTCCTAGTTTAAAATTTCTTGAATATATGTGAAACTTGAACaactaaagacttttttttatatattgatattcTCAGTTTGCCTTTTTTGGTCT
Proteins encoded in this window:
- the TIAL1 gene encoding nucleolysin TIAR isoform X4; translation: MITEHTSNDPYCFVEFYEHRDAAAALAAMNGRKILGKEVKVNWATTPSSQKKDTSNHFHVFVGDLSPEITTEDIKSAFAPFGKISDARVVKDMATGKSKGYGFVSFYNKLDAENAIVHMGGQWLGGRQIRTNWATRKPPAPKSTQENNTKQLRFEDVVNQSSPKNCTVYCGGIASGLTDQLMRQTFSPFGQIMEIRVFPEKGYSFVRFSTHESAAHAIVSVNGTTIEGHVVKCYWGKESPDMTKNFQQVDYSQWGQWSQVYGNPQQYGQYMANGWQVPPYGVYGQPWNQQGFGVDQSPSAAWMGGFGAQPPQGQAPPPVIPPPNQAGYGMASYQTQ
- the TIAL1 gene encoding nucleolysin TIAR isoform X1, yielding MMEDDGQPRTLYVGNLSRDVTEVLILQLFSQIGPCKSCKMITEQPDSRRVNSSVGFSVLQHTSNDPYCFVEFYEHRDAAAALAAMNGRKILGKEVKVNWATTPSSQKKDTSNHFHVFVGDLSPEITTEDIKSAFAPFGKISDARVVKDMATGKSKGYGFVSFYNKLDAENAIVHMGGQWLGGRQIRTNWATRKPPAPKSTQENNTKQLRFEDVVNQSSPKNCTVYCGGIASGLTDQLMRQTFSPFGQIMEIRVFPEKGYSFVRFSTHESAAHAIVSVNGTTIEGHVVKCYWGKESPDMTKNFQQVDYSQWGQWSQVYGNPQQYGQYMANGWQVPPYGVYGQPWNQQGFGVDQSPSAAWMGGFGAQPPQGQAPPPVIPPPNQAGYGMASYQTQ
- the TIAL1 gene encoding nucleolysin TIAR isoform X2; protein product: MMEDDGQPRTLYVGNLSRDVTEVLILQLFSQIGPCKSCKMITEHTSNDPYCFVEFYEHRDAAAALAAMNGRKILGKEVKVNWATTPSSQKKDTSNHFHVFVGDLSPEITTEDIKSAFAPFGKISDARVVKDMATGKSKGYGFVSFYNKLDAENAIVHMGGQWLGGRQIRTNWATRKPPAPKSTQENNTKQLRFEDVVNQSSPKNCTVYCGGIASGLTDQLMRQTFSPFGQIMEIRVFPEKGYSFVRFSTHESAAHAIVSVNGTTIEGHVVKCYWGKESPDMTKNFQQVDYSQWGQWSQVYGNPQQYGQYMANGWQVPPYGVYGQPWNQQGFGVDQSPSAAWMGGFGAQPPQGQAPPPVIPPPNQAGYGMASYQTQ
- the TIAL1 gene encoding nucleolysin TIAR isoform X6; the encoded protein is MDARVVKDMATGKSKGYGFVSFYNKLDAENAIVHMGGQWLGGRQIRTNWATRKPPAPKSTQENNTKQLRFEDVVNQSSPKNCTVYCGGIASGLTDQLMRQTFSPFGQIMEIRVFPEKGYSFVRFSTHESAAHAIVSVNGTTIEGHVVKCYWGKESPDMTKNFQQVDYSQWGQWSQVYGNPQQYGQYMANGWQVPPYGVYGQPWNQQGFGVDQSPSAAWMGGFGAQPPQGQAPPPVIPPPNQAGYGMASYQTQ
- the TIAL1 gene encoding nucleolysin TIAR isoform X3, which translates into the protein MITEQPDSRRVNSSVGFSVLQHTSNDPYCFVEFYEHRDAAAALAAMNGRKILGKEVKVNWATTPSSQKKDTSNHFHVFVGDLSPEITTEDIKSAFAPFGKISDARVVKDMATGKSKGYGFVSFYNKLDAENAIVHMGGQWLGGRQIRTNWATRKPPAPKSTQENNTKQLRFEDVVNQSSPKNCTVYCGGIASGLTDQLMRQTFSPFGQIMEIRVFPEKGYSFVRFSTHESAAHAIVSVNGTTIEGHVVKCYWGKESPDMTKNFQQVDYSQWGQWSQVYGNPQQYGQYMANGWQVPPYGVYGQPWNQQGFGVDQSPSAAWMGGFGAQPPQGQAPPPVIPPPNQAGYGMASYQTQ